One window of Vicia villosa cultivar HV-30 ecotype Madison, WI unplaced genomic scaffold, Vvil1.0 ctg.000133F_1_1, whole genome shotgun sequence genomic DNA carries:
- the LOC131624514 gene encoding pterocarpan synthase 1-like has translation MAPTFSNPIKIIFFSMLLLITINLANSQPNRSTLVFYMQDVGKGPKATVSPVIGIKDKVWSYNTFGTIFVVDDPIRLSASPTSTQIGSAQGVITVTSQDGANVNIVLSIVFNNAQYSGSTLEIQGTSRQRENLRELSVVGGTGRFRFAKGFIVFETISYDGSNNQSVIRLTITLETP, from the coding sequence atggcaCCAACATTTTCAAACCCTATCAAAATCATATTCTTCTCAATGTTACTTTTGATAACCATCAACCTCGCTAACAGTCAACCAAATCGATCAACCTTAGTGTTCTACATGCAAGATGTCGGAAAAGGACCTAAGGCAACTGTTTCGCCAGTTATCGGTATCAAGGATAAAGTTTGGTCTTACAATACATTTGGAACAATATTTGTAGTTGATGATCCAATTAGGTTAAGTGCTAGTCCAACTTCAACTCAAATTGGAAGCGCTCAAGGTGTAATTACAGTGACTTCTCAAGATGGTGCAAATGTAAACATAGTTTTGTCAATTGTGTTCAACAATGCTCAATACAGTGGAAGTACTTTAGAAATTCAAGGTACCAGTCGTCAACGTGAGAATTTAAGAGAGCTCAGTGTTGTGGGCGGAACAGGGAGATTTCGATTTGCAAAAGGATTCATTGTGTTTGAAACTATATCTTATGATGGCTCAAATAATCAATCGGTTATTCGATTGACTATAACTTTGGAAACACCTTAA